A genomic window from Yoonia rosea includes:
- a CDS encoding M48 family metallopeptidase: MIKFTPILLAVLYGLAMYRFSMWRTKRELDARSTELADPILKVLMDRMAKALDIERIKVHIYEIEPVNGLAAPDGRIFITRGFYNKYRAGEVTSEEMASVIAHEMGHVALGHSRRRMIDFSGQNAMRTALAMILGRFVPFVGPWIANALMSLLAARLSRSDEFEADAYASALLVKAGIGTEPQKSLFKKLETLTGAHGAATPAWMLSHPKTPLRIAAIEANEAKWNAG; the protein is encoded by the coding sequence ATGATCAAGTTCACACCGATCCTTCTTGCCGTGCTCTACGGCCTTGCGATGTACCGCTTCTCGATGTGGCGCACCAAGCGTGAGCTTGACGCGCGATCCACCGAGCTTGCCGATCCGATCCTCAAGGTGCTGATGGACCGCATGGCCAAGGCGCTCGATATCGAGCGGATCAAGGTGCATATCTATGAAATCGAACCGGTCAACGGGCTGGCCGCCCCTGACGGGCGCATTTTCATCACCCGCGGGTTCTATAACAAATACCGTGCAGGCGAGGTCACCTCCGAAGAAATGGCCAGTGTGATCGCTCATGAAATGGGCCACGTGGCCTTGGGCCATTCACGCCGCCGGATGATTGATTTCTCGGGGCAGAACGCGATGCGCACGGCACTTGCGATGATTCTGGGGCGCTTTGTGCCTTTTGTCGGCCCATGGATCGCCAATGCGCTGATGAGCCTGCTGGCCGCCCGCCTGTCGCGCAGTGACGAGTTCGAGGCTGACGCCTATGCCTCGGCCCTGCTGGTCAAAGCAGGGATCGGCACAGAGCCGCAAAAATCACTCTTCAAGAAACTGGAAACGCTGACGGGCGCCCATGGTGCCGCAACGCCTGCGTGGATGTTGAGCCACCCCAAAACGCCATTGCGCATCGCCGCGATCGAGGCGAATGAAGCCAAGTGGAACGCCGGTTAA
- a CDS encoding RSP_2648 family PIN domain-containing protein has product MRVMLDACVLYPTVMREVLLGCAAAGLFEARWSVRILEEWARATVKLGPEQEVWARGEIAALAAKFPDAMVRYDPAQERAFWLPDPADIHVLTAAVVGSCDGILTMNAKDFPKDILGDAALLRWDPDGFALLLLAEAPDQVRGVAARVLDTANRLSPEPWTMRALMKKARMPRFGKALEA; this is encoded by the coding sequence ATGAGGGTGATGCTCGACGCTTGCGTTCTCTATCCCACCGTGATGCGCGAAGTGCTTCTGGGCTGCGCTGCGGCGGGGCTGTTCGAGGCGCGGTGGTCGGTGCGGATTCTGGAAGAATGGGCGCGGGCGACGGTGAAGCTCGGGCCAGAGCAAGAGGTCTGGGCACGCGGCGAGATTGCAGCGCTGGCGGCGAAATTTCCCGATGCGATGGTGCGCTATGATCCGGCGCAGGAGCGGGCGTTCTGGTTGCCTGATCCTGCGGATATCCATGTGCTGACAGCTGCGGTTGTCGGGTCCTGTGACGGCATTCTGACGATGAATGCCAAGGATTTCCCCAAGGATATTCTGGGGGATGCGGCACTTTTGCGGTGGGACCCTGACGGCTTTGCGCTTTTGTTGCTGGCGGAGGCCCCCGATCAGGTCCGCGGCGTGGCGGCGCGTGTGTTGGACACGGCCAACAGGCTGTCGCCCGAGCCGTGGACGATGCGGGCGCTGATGAAAAAGGCGCGGATGCCGCGGTTCGGCAAGGCGCTGGAAGCGTAG
- a CDS encoding RSP_2647 family RNA methyltransferase: protein MTEHTSSAMPVVRLIPKAEARAIRHGFPWVYANELVTDRRTRNLTPGTIAQLEDANRTPMGVVTVNPASKIICRMLDQDPAAVIDQAWFAGKLQRALAHRARLYEAPFYRLVHAEADGLPGVIIDRFGDLAVIQPNAAWADLLITPLVAALQEVTGVTTVIMNGTGRARTLEGLEEKTDVLVGTAPDAPVQVPMNGAIYMADVMGGQKTGLFFDQRPNHAFVAGLSKAAHVLDVFSHVGGFGLAALAGGAASVLAVDGSAPALELAEQGAAAMGVSDRFETRKGDAFDVLTALAEEGATFDVVICDPPAFAPSKSSLEAGLRAYERIARLAAPLVADGGYLTLCSCSHAADLTKFRNASARGIGRGGRRGQIIHTGFAGPDHPLLPHLAESGYLKALTFRL from the coding sequence ATGACAGAACATACATCCTCCGCCATGCCGGTTGTCCGGCTGATCCCCAAAGCCGAAGCCCGTGCGATCCGCCACGGGTTTCCTTGGGTTTATGCCAATGAACTGGTCACAGACCGCCGCACCCGCAATCTGACCCCCGGGACCATTGCGCAACTGGAAGACGCCAATCGCACGCCCATGGGTGTTGTGACGGTGAACCCTGCATCCAAGATCATCTGCCGTATGCTGGATCAGGATCCGGCTGCGGTGATTGATCAGGCGTGGTTTGCGGGCAAGCTCCAACGCGCTTTGGCCCATCGTGCGCGGCTCTATGAGGCGCCGTTCTACCGTCTGGTCCATGCCGAGGCCGACGGGTTGCCGGGTGTCATCATCGACCGTTTTGGCGATCTGGCAGTGATCCAGCCTAATGCCGCTTGGGCCGATTTGCTGATCACACCGCTGGTTGCGGCGCTGCAAGAGGTCACCGGCGTCACCACCGTGATCATGAACGGGACAGGGCGTGCGCGCACGCTCGAGGGGCTTGAAGAAAAAACCGACGTTCTTGTGGGCACCGCCCCCGATGCGCCGGTGCAGGTGCCGATGAACGGTGCGATTTATATGGCCGATGTGATGGGCGGGCAGAAAACCGGCCTGTTTTTTGATCAACGCCCGAACCATGCCTTTGTGGCCGGACTGTCCAAAGCTGCGCACGTGCTGGATGTGTTCAGCCATGTCGGCGGGTTCGGATTGGCGGCATTGGCGGGGGGTGCGGCTTCAGTACTGGCGGTTGACGGCTCTGCGCCCGCGCTGGAACTGGCCGAACAGGGTGCGGCCGCCATGGGGGTGTCGGACCGGTTCGAAACACGCAAAGGCGATGCCTTTGATGTGTTGACCGCCTTGGCTGAAGAGGGTGCTACATTTGATGTGGTGATCTGTGATCCGCCGGCCTTTGCCCCTTCTAAATCTTCGCTTGAGGCGGGCCTGCGGGCCTATGAGCGGATCGCCCGGCTTGCGGCACCACTGGTCGCGGATGGGGGCTATCTGACGCTATGTTCGTGTTCGCATGCGGCGGATCTGACGAAGTTCCGCAATGCCTCGGCCCGCGGGATCGGGCGCGGTGGGCGGCGCGGGCAGATCATCCACACCGGATTTGCGGGGCCGGATCATCCGTTGCTGCCACATCTGGCCGAAAGCGGCTATCTGAAAGCGCTGACCTTCCGCCTATGA